One region of Malania oleifera isolate guangnan ecotype guangnan chromosome 6, ASM2987363v1, whole genome shotgun sequence genomic DNA includes:
- the LOC131158189 gene encoding uncharacterized protein LOC131158189 isoform X1, with the protein MEMLEVGPCEDAYEMGYKIGHRFSKQIRSRVGSDPTLRHHLLPFALDTTAPSRQQRLISNLTDATQHMFPRYWDELRGTADGSGAPLLEIILLNFRKEILPFLPNSDQINSKAGTNTSDDCSDVLVVSDSMAIAAHNEDANVALVGHTYLIRGTLPDGLSFTAYTYAGELPSCAFGFNSNGFAFTLNSVPPYEDEIVAGGIGRNFISRDLLEATSIDDALVRIRAAGTSVGHSYNLIDIKTRRILNVETASRNRVSIHEVGTVPFFHANMYLHLQIKQVHDENSMSRQRRAAELPKQSKDDFLSLLGDRDDTRYPIYMTGPTLCTLCTAVINLDEQTLSIIEGNPKKGEASYAFSMT; encoded by the exons ATGGAAATGTTGGAGGTTGGACCCTGTGAAGATGCATACGAGATGGGGTACAAGATAGGCCACAGGTTTTCCAAGCAGATAAGAAGCAGGGTTGGCTCAGACCCCACTCTCCGCCACCACCTCCTCCCTTTTGCCCTCGATACTACTGCTCCATCACGCCAGCAGCGCCTCATCAGCAACCTCACCGATGCTACCCAGCACATGTTCCCAAGGTACTGGGATGAGCTCCGAGGGACTGCAGATGGAAGTGGTGCCCCTCTTCTTGAG ATAATACTGCTCAACTTTCGGAAGGAGATACTTCCATTTCTTCCAAACTCAGATCAGATAAATTCGAAGGCCGGCACCAACACTTCCGATGACTGTTCTGATGTTCTTGTGGTCAGCGACTCCATGGCCATTGCAGCACACAATGAGGATGCAAACGTCGCTCTGGTTGGCCACAC TTATCTGATCAGGGGAACTCTTCCGGATGGACTGTCCTTCACTGCTTACACTTATGCAGGAGAGCTACCAAGCTGTGCATTTGGATTTAACAGCAATGGATTT GCATTTACCCTCAACTCTGTGCCCCCATATGAAGATGAAATCGTGGCTGGTGGGATTGGAAGGAACTTCATCTCTCGAGACCTACTTGAAGCGACGAGCATCGATGATGCACTAGTT AGGATTCGTGCAGCAGGAACTTCTGTGGGGCATAGTTACAACCTGATTGACATAAAAACGCGTAGAATTTTGAATGTTGAAACTGCATCCAGGAACCGAGTTTCGATTCATGAGGTCGGCACAGTCCCATTCTTCCACGCAAACATGTATCTTCATCTCCAAATTAAGCAG GTACATGATGAGAACTCAATGAGCAGGCAGAGAAGAGCTGCAGAGCTACCAAAACAATCAAAAGATGATTTCCTCTCACTGCTTGGAGACAGGGACGATACAAGATATCCCATCTACATGACAG GTCCAACACTTTGCACACTATGTACGGCGGTAATAAATTTGGATGAACAAACACTGTCTATCATTGAAGGGAATCCAAAGAAGGGAGAAGCTTCTTATGCATTCTCAATGACCTAA
- the LOC131158189 gene encoding uncharacterized protein LOC131158189 isoform X2, with amino-acid sequence MLPSTCSQGTGMSSEGLQMEVVPLFLSNKASEATHLRVRSFNARLQIILLNFRKEILPFLPNSDQINSKAGTNTSDDCSDVLVVSDSMAIAAHNEDANVALVGHTYLIRGTLPDGLSFTAYTYAGELPSCAFGFNSNGFAFTLNSVPPYEDEIVAGGIGRNFISRDLLEATSIDDALVRIRAAGTSVGHSYNLIDIKTRRILNVETASRNRVSIHEVGTVPFFHANMYLHLQIKQVHDENSMSRQRRAAELPKQSKDDFLSLLGDRDDTRYPIYMTGPTLCTLCTAVINLDEQTLSIIEGNPKKGEASYAFSMT; translated from the exons ATGCTACCCAGCACATGTTCCCAAGGTACTGGGATGAGCTCCGAGGGACTGCAGATGGAAGTGGTGCCCCTCTTCTTGAG CAACAAAGCCTCCGAAGCAACTCATCTGCGTGTTCGTTCGTTCAATGCCCGTCTGCAGATAATACTGCTCAACTTTCGGAAGGAGATACTTCCATTTCTTCCAAACTCAGATCAGATAAATTCGAAGGCCGGCACCAACACTTCCGATGACTGTTCTGATGTTCTTGTGGTCAGCGACTCCATGGCCATTGCAGCACACAATGAGGATGCAAACGTCGCTCTGGTTGGCCACAC TTATCTGATCAGGGGAACTCTTCCGGATGGACTGTCCTTCACTGCTTACACTTATGCAGGAGAGCTACCAAGCTGTGCATTTGGATTTAACAGCAATGGATTT GCATTTACCCTCAACTCTGTGCCCCCATATGAAGATGAAATCGTGGCTGGTGGGATTGGAAGGAACTTCATCTCTCGAGACCTACTTGAAGCGACGAGCATCGATGATGCACTAGTT AGGATTCGTGCAGCAGGAACTTCTGTGGGGCATAGTTACAACCTGATTGACATAAAAACGCGTAGAATTTTGAATGTTGAAACTGCATCCAGGAACCGAGTTTCGATTCATGAGGTCGGCACAGTCCCATTCTTCCACGCAAACATGTATCTTCATCTCCAAATTAAGCAG GTACATGATGAGAACTCAATGAGCAGGCAGAGAAGAGCTGCAGAGCTACCAAAACAATCAAAAGATGATTTCCTCTCACTGCTTGGAGACAGGGACGATACAAGATATCCCATCTACATGACAG GTCCAACACTTTGCACACTATGTACGGCGGTAATAAATTTGGATGAACAAACACTGTCTATCATTGAAGGGAATCCAAAGAAGGGAGAAGCTTCTTATGCATTCTCAATGACCTAA
- the LOC131158189 gene encoding uncharacterized protein LOC131158189 isoform X3, with translation MEMLEVGPCEDAYEMGYKIGHRFSKQIRSRVGSDPTLRHHLLPFALDTTAPSRQQRLISNLTDATQHMFPRYWDELRGTADGSGAPLLEIILLNFRKEILPFLPNSDQINSKAGTNTSDDCSDVLVVSDSMAIAAHNEDANVALVGHTYLIRGTLPDGLSFTAYTYAGELPSCAFGFNSNGFAFTLNSVPPYEDEIVAGGIGRNFISRDLLEATSIDDALVRIRAAGTSVGHSYNLIDIKTRRILNVETASRNRVSIHEVGTVPFFHANMYLHLQIKQWVHVGEGT, from the exons ATGGAAATGTTGGAGGTTGGACCCTGTGAAGATGCATACGAGATGGGGTACAAGATAGGCCACAGGTTTTCCAAGCAGATAAGAAGCAGGGTTGGCTCAGACCCCACTCTCCGCCACCACCTCCTCCCTTTTGCCCTCGATACTACTGCTCCATCACGCCAGCAGCGCCTCATCAGCAACCTCACCGATGCTACCCAGCACATGTTCCCAAGGTACTGGGATGAGCTCCGAGGGACTGCAGATGGAAGTGGTGCCCCTCTTCTTGAG ATAATACTGCTCAACTTTCGGAAGGAGATACTTCCATTTCTTCCAAACTCAGATCAGATAAATTCGAAGGCCGGCACCAACACTTCCGATGACTGTTCTGATGTTCTTGTGGTCAGCGACTCCATGGCCATTGCAGCACACAATGAGGATGCAAACGTCGCTCTGGTTGGCCACAC TTATCTGATCAGGGGAACTCTTCCGGATGGACTGTCCTTCACTGCTTACACTTATGCAGGAGAGCTACCAAGCTGTGCATTTGGATTTAACAGCAATGGATTT GCATTTACCCTCAACTCTGTGCCCCCATATGAAGATGAAATCGTGGCTGGTGGGATTGGAAGGAACTTCATCTCTCGAGACCTACTTGAAGCGACGAGCATCGATGATGCACTAGTT AGGATTCGTGCAGCAGGAACTTCTGTGGGGCATAGTTACAACCTGATTGACATAAAAACGCGTAGAATTTTGAATGTTGAAACTGCATCCAGGAACCGAGTTTCGATTCATGAGGTCGGCACAGTCCCATTCTTCCACGCAAACATGTATCTTCATCTCCAAATTAAGCAG TGGGTTCATGTTGGTGAAGGTACATGA